One segment of Panicum virgatum strain AP13 chromosome 3K, P.virgatum_v5, whole genome shotgun sequence DNA contains the following:
- the LOC120696917 gene encoding uncharacterized protein At4g06598-like: MMANGRLQKQALLPPRSPFPAAAAAPAPAQHAELGPIARPRDAHHRHGHQRTSSESFLADEQPSWLDDLLDEPETPARAHGRPGHRRSSSDSFALFEGGGGAAAGMYDNVLDGMRGGGGGQLASWAGAPEFFPEPTSFGRPQGRPWESRQMYRQGGGMPMPGREKNGGRHGPSSSFGDLEHAHVPNGVDRKGHGDAAHDQRIGAERKDGLRHSQSEADTKRAKQQYAQRSRVRKLQYIAELERRVQSLQTDGIEVTAEMDFLGQQNIMLDLENKALKQRLESLSQEHLIKRYQQEMFEREIGRLRSLFQQQQQQQQHPQQQAPTHSRSNSRDLDSQFANLSLKHSDPNSGHDAVSGLRI; encoded by the exons ATGATGGCGAACGGGAGGCTCCAAAAGCAGGCCTTGCTGCCGCCGCGGAGCCCATTCCCTGCAGCGGcggctgcgccggcgccggcgcagcaCGCCGAGCTCGGCCCGATCGCGCGGCCGCGGGACGCGCACCACCGCCACGGCCACCAGCGCACGTCGTCTGAGAGCTTCCTCGCCGACGAGCAGCCGTCGTGGCTTGACGACCTGCTGGACGAGCCCGagacgccggcgcgggcgcatGGCCGGCCCGGCCACCGCAGGTCGTCCAGCGACTCGTTCGCGCTcttcgaaggcggcggcggcgccgcggcgggcatGTACGACAATGTGCTCGATGGCAtgaggggaggaggcggaggacagTTGGCTTCTTGGGCTGGCGCGCCCGAGTTCTTCCCGGAACCCACCTCGTTTGGGCGACCTCAGGGCAGGCCGTGGGAGTCAAGGCAGATGTACCGGCAGGGTGGTGGCATGCCGATGCCAGGGAGAGAGAAGAACGGAGGGCGCCATGGTCCGTCCAGCTCATTTGGTGATCTTGAGCATGCCCATGTGCCGAATGGGGTGGACAGGAAAGGCCATGGTGATGCAGCTCATGACCAGAGGATTGGAGCAGAGAGGAAGGACGGCCTGAGGCACTCACAGTCGGAGGCGGACACCAAGCGAGCCAAACA ACAATATGCTCAGAGATCTCGTGTTCGGAAGCTCCAGTATATTGCAGAGCTCGAGAGAAGAGTTCAGTCCTTGCAG ACAGATGGGATAGAAGTTACTGCTGAAATGGATTTTCTTGGTCAGCAAAATATCATGTTGGACCTGGAAAATAAAGCCTTGAAGCAACGGCTTGAGAGTCTATCTCAAGAGCATCTTATTAAACGCT ATCAGCAAGAGATGTTTGAGAGGGAAATTGGTCGTCTTAGATCATTGttccagcaacagcagcagcagcaacagcatccCCAGCAGCAGGCTCCTACGCACAGCCGCAGTAACAGCAGAGACCTCGATTCACAATTCGCAAACCTGTCTCTGAAACACAGCGATCCCAATTCCGGGCATGATGCTGTCTCTGGCCTTCGCATTTAA
- the LOC120696918 gene encoding tRNA pseudouridine synthase A-like isoform X1 encodes MSTSNPAAASTKRPCDPSHADPTPPAKLQRSSDPPDPAPAGNPDGATDGGEKTGVDSEAMAGARNPRAQRYLVAVEYVGTRFSGSQQQPNQRTVVGVLEEAFQKFIGQPVSIFCSSRTDAGVHALSNVCHVDVERISKRKPGEVLTPHEPGVVKRAVNHFLQRNEGDIMVTDVCCVAQDFHARYKALERTYHYRLLSGPASTSVFEKSSAWHISEDLDIQAMKKACSILVGHHDFSSFRAAGCQANSPMRTLDELTVTEVFPFMFFPSSIERSEMELSDGSLVYSRTLALESSEKESDGSCSSSGKSETENRKEFGSRLRHHCFVVTARARSFLYHQVRLMVGLLKSVGTGDLTTADVERILNAKTVTVAPPMAPACGLYLANVKYDLSV; translated from the exons ATGAGCACCAgcaaccccgccgccgcctcaaccAAGCGCCCCTGTGACCCCTCCCACGCCgaccccacgccgccggccaagcTCCAGCGATCCTCCGACCCACCGGACCCCGCGCCGGCCGGGAACCCAGACGGTGCCACCGACGGCGGCGAGAAGACGGGAGTGGATAGCGAGGCGATGGCCGGTGCACGGAACCCTCGGGCGCAGCGGTACCTGGTTGCGGTGGAGTACGTCGGCACCCGCTTCTCCGGCTCCCAGCAGCAGCCCAACCAGCGGACCGTAGTCGGCGTTCTCGAG GAGGCATTTCAAAAATTCATTGGGCAGCCAGTTTCGATATTCTGTTCTAGCCGAACG GATGCAGGTGTTCACGCTTTATCAAATGTTTGCCATGTTGATGTGGAGCGGATAAGTAAAAGGAAGCCTGGTGAAGTG TTAACACCTCATGAGCCTGGAGTTGTAAAACGTGCTGTGAACCACTTTCTACAG AGGAATGAAGGTGACATAATGGTGACTGATGTTTGCTGTGTTGCACAAGATTTTCATGCTAGATACAAAGCTCTAGAGCGCAC ATATCACTATCGTTTGCTTTCTGGTCCTGCGTCAACATCAGTATTCGAGAAAAGCTCTGCTTGGCACATATCTGAGGATTTGGATATTCAGGCAATGAAG AAAGCATGCAGCATACTTGTTGGGCATCATGATTTCAGTTCGTTTCGTGCAGCTGGATGTCAG GCAAACTCACCAATGAGAACTCTGGATGAACTTACTGTTACAGAAGTATTCCCTTTCATGTTTTTTCCTTCAAGCATAGAACGATCAGAGATGGAATTGTCAGATGGGTCTCTTGTTTATTCGAGGACACTAGCCTTGGAATCATCTGAGAAAGAATCTGATGGTTCCTGTTCTAGCAGTGGGAAATCAGAAACTGAGAACAGAAAAGAATTTGGATCAAGATTAAGGCACCACTGCTTTGTTGTTACTGCAAGGGCACGATCTTTTCTTTACCATCAG GTAAGGTTGATGGTCGGTCTTCTAAAATCTGTTGGGACGGGCGATCTAACAACTGCAGATG TTGAGAGAATTTTGAATGCAAAGACGGTGACAGTTGCACCTCCTATGGCACCTGCTTGTGGTCTGTACCTTGCTAACGTGAAATACGACCTGAGCGTTTGA
- the LOC120696921 gene encoding amino acid permease 6-like translates to MERRTAVVVYDAESGDDHERQGTVWTATSHIVAAVVGSGVLALAWTVAQLGWVVGPLVLVGFSCVTYYTSAMLADCYRYPDPVGGAVNREYIDAVRCYLGRKNVLLCGCAQYVNLWGTLVGYTITASTSMIAVKRVNCFHRAGGLGGAGDCNPSGSTYMVVFGLFQLLLSQLPSLHNIAWLSVVAVATSLGYSFISLGLCAAKWASHGHVRGTLAGAAVHAPRDKAFNVLLALGNIAFSYTFADVLIEIQDTLRAPPAENKTMKRASFCGLGITTVFYLLLGCTGYAAFGNDAPGNILTGYAFYEPFWLVDIANICVIVHLIGAYQVFAQPIFARLESCVACRWPDAKFINATYYVRVPCLRSSSPPTTVAVAPLKLVLRTILIMFTTLVAMLLPFFNAVLGLIGALGFWPLSVYFPVSMHVARLKIRRGELRWWMLQAMSFVCLLISVAASIGSVQDIVHNLKAAAPFKTSD, encoded by the exons ATGGAGAGGAGAACGGCGGTGGTGGTGTACGATGCTGAATCCGGCGACGATCATGAGAGGCAAG GGACGGTGTGGACGGCGACGTCGCACatcgtggcggcggtggtgggctCCGGCGTGCTGGCGCTGGCGTGGACGGTGGCGCAGCTGGGGTGGGTGGTGGGGCCCCTCGTGCTGGTGGGCTTCTCCTGCGTCACCTACTACACGTCGGCGATGCTGGCCGACTGCTACCGGTACCCGGACCCCGTCGGCGGCGCCGTCAACCGCGAGTACATCGACGCCGTGCGCTGCTACCTCGGCCGCAAGAACGTGCTCCTGTGCGGCTGCGCGCAGTACGTCAACCTCTGGGGCACGCTCGTCGGATACACCATCACCGCCAGCACAAGCATGAT cGCGGTGAAGCGCGTCAACTGCTTCCACCGGGCGGGGGGcttgggcggcgccggcgactgcAACCCCTCCGGGAGCACCTACATGGTGGTGTTCGGCCTCTTCCAGCTCCTGCTCTCGCAGCTGCCCAGCCTCCACAACATCGCCTGGCTctccgtcgtcgccgtcgccacctCCCTGGGCTACTCCTTCATCAGCCTCGGCCTCTGCGCCGCCAAGTGGGCCTCCCACGGCCACGTCCGGGgcaccctcgccggcgccgccgtccacgcGCCGCGGGACAAGGCCTTCAACGTCCTCCTCGCGCTCGGCAACATCGCCTTCTCCTACACCTTCGCCGACGTGCTCATCGAGATCCAGGACAcgctgcgcgcgccgcccgccgagaaCAAGACCATGAAGCGCGCCTCCTTCTGCGGCCTTGGCATCACCACCGTCTTCTACCTCCTGCTCGGCTGCACCGGCTACGCCGCCTTCGGCAACGACGCGCCCGGCAACATCCTCACCGGATACGCTTTCTACGAGCCATTCTGGCTCGTCGACATCGCCAACATCTGCGTCATAGTCCACCTCATCGGCGCCTACCAG GTGTTCGCGCAGCCCATCTTCGCGCGGCTGGAGAGCTGCGTGGCGTGCCGCTGGCCGGACGCCAAGTTCATCAACGCCACCTACTACGTGCGCGTGCCGTGCCTccggtcgtcgtcgccgccgaccACCGTGGCCGTGGCGCCGCTCAAGCTCGTGCTCCGCACCATCCTCATCATGTTCACCACGCTGGTGGCGATGCTGCTGCCCTTCTTCAACGCCGTGCTGGGGCTCATCGGCGCGCTGGGGTTCTGGCCGCTCTCCGTCTACTTCCCCGTCAGCATGCACGTCGCCAGGCTCAAGAtccgccgcggcgagctccggtGGTGGATGCTGCAGGCCATGAGCTTCGTCTGCCTCCTCATCTCCGTCGCCGCCAGCATCGGGTCCGTGCAGGACATCGTGCACAACCTCAAGGCCGCCGCGCCCTTCAAGACTTCCGACTGA
- the LOC120696918 gene encoding tRNA pseudouridine synthase A-like isoform X2: MSTSNPAAASTKRPCDPSHADPTPPAKLQRSSDPPDPAPAGNPDGATDGGEKTGVDSEAMAGARNPRAQRYLVAVEYVGTRFSGSQQQPNQRTVVGVLEDAGVHALSNVCHVDVERISKRKPGEVLTPHEPGVVKRAVNHFLQRNEGDIMVTDVCCVAQDFHARYKALERTYHYRLLSGPASTSVFEKSSAWHISEDLDIQAMKKACSILVGHHDFSSFRAAGCQANSPMRTLDELTVTEVFPFMFFPSSIERSEMELSDGSLVYSRTLALESSEKESDGSCSSSGKSETENRKEFGSRLRHHCFVVTARARSFLYHQVRLMVGLLKSVGTGDLTTADVERILNAKTVTVAPPMAPACGLYLANVKYDLSV; encoded by the exons ATGAGCACCAgcaaccccgccgccgcctcaaccAAGCGCCCCTGTGACCCCTCCCACGCCgaccccacgccgccggccaagcTCCAGCGATCCTCCGACCCACCGGACCCCGCGCCGGCCGGGAACCCAGACGGTGCCACCGACGGCGGCGAGAAGACGGGAGTGGATAGCGAGGCGATGGCCGGTGCACGGAACCCTCGGGCGCAGCGGTACCTGGTTGCGGTGGAGTACGTCGGCACCCGCTTCTCCGGCTCCCAGCAGCAGCCCAACCAGCGGACCGTAGTCGGCGTTCTCGAG GATGCAGGTGTTCACGCTTTATCAAATGTTTGCCATGTTGATGTGGAGCGGATAAGTAAAAGGAAGCCTGGTGAAGTG TTAACACCTCATGAGCCTGGAGTTGTAAAACGTGCTGTGAACCACTTTCTACAG AGGAATGAAGGTGACATAATGGTGACTGATGTTTGCTGTGTTGCACAAGATTTTCATGCTAGATACAAAGCTCTAGAGCGCAC ATATCACTATCGTTTGCTTTCTGGTCCTGCGTCAACATCAGTATTCGAGAAAAGCTCTGCTTGGCACATATCTGAGGATTTGGATATTCAGGCAATGAAG AAAGCATGCAGCATACTTGTTGGGCATCATGATTTCAGTTCGTTTCGTGCAGCTGGATGTCAG GCAAACTCACCAATGAGAACTCTGGATGAACTTACTGTTACAGAAGTATTCCCTTTCATGTTTTTTCCTTCAAGCATAGAACGATCAGAGATGGAATTGTCAGATGGGTCTCTTGTTTATTCGAGGACACTAGCCTTGGAATCATCTGAGAAAGAATCTGATGGTTCCTGTTCTAGCAGTGGGAAATCAGAAACTGAGAACAGAAAAGAATTTGGATCAAGATTAAGGCACCACTGCTTTGTTGTTACTGCAAGGGCACGATCTTTTCTTTACCATCAG GTAAGGTTGATGGTCGGTCTTCTAAAATCTGTTGGGACGGGCGATCTAACAACTGCAGATG TTGAGAGAATTTTGAATGCAAAGACGGTGACAGTTGCACCTCCTATGGCACCTGCTTGTGGTCTGTACCTTGCTAACGTGAAATACGACCTGAGCGTTTGA
- the LOC120696920 gene encoding DNA-directed RNA polymerases I and III subunit RPAC2-like, with the protein MEHGSLKDSSASAFSIMEEDHTLANSVRFVLNQDPRVAFCGYSIPHPSENRVNIRVQTTGDPAKDVLKDSLQDLMVMCQHIRGTFDTAVADFRGNKPADAMDIDLNKK; encoded by the exons ATGGAGCACGGGTCGCTGAAGGATTCGAGTGCATCGGCGTTCTCCATCATGGAGGAGGACCACACCCTCGCCAACTCCGTCAGATTCGTTCTCAACCAGGA CCCAAGGGTGGCATTTTGTGGATATAGCATCCCCCATCCTTCTGAAAACAGAGTTAACATAAGGGTTCAGACTACAG GAGATCCAGCCAAGGATGTTCTGAAAGATTCGTTGCAGGACCTGATGGTGATGTGCCAGCATATAAGGGGGACGTTTGACACTGCAGTGGCTGATTTCCGGGGGAACAAACCAGCAGACGCCATGGACATTGATTTGAACAAAAAGTAG